A single Phragmites australis chromosome 4, lpPhrAust1.1, whole genome shotgun sequence DNA region contains:
- the LOC133914005 gene encoding non-specific lipid-transfer protein 1-like, giving the protein MDARRRNAIVLGTMTALAAVAVALRGAEGAGAGAVSCGDAVNALIPCGTFLVGAGAAVPSDSCCRGAMALRRMGGTADARRAICRCLEQSGPSFGVLPERARLLPARCNISLGIPINTHTDCNK; this is encoded by the coding sequence ATGGACGCACGCAGGCGCAACGCGATCGTCCTGGGGACGATGACAGCGCTGGCGGCCGTTGCGGTGGCGCTGCGTGGCGCggagggggcgggggcgggggcggtgTCGTGCGGGGACGCGGTGAACGCGCTGATCCCGTGCGGCACGTTCCTGgtgggcgcgggcgcggcggtGCCGAGCGACAGCTGCTGCCGGGGCGCGATGGCGCTGCGCAGGATGGGGGGCACCGCGGACGCGCGCCGCGCGATCTGCAGGTGCCTGGAGCAGTCGGGCCCGTCGTTCGGCGTGCTCCCGGAGCGCGCGCGCCTGCTCCCCGCGCGCTGCAACATCAGCCTCGGCATCCCCATCAACACCCACACCGACTGCAACAAGTAA